Proteins found in one Leishmania major strain Friedlin complete genome, chromosome 35 genomic segment:
- a CDS encoding conserved hypothetical protein (previous protein_id=AAZ14398.1) gives MLRTRLSLAPMLSKATRLQLGNIKTEYGTVSTAAGSVEKWGFLFGGNMYPIISISFSIFMVCATVVVVATYQQYRDMAMATEHISYEDVKDRCLTPMPGWARLRSFSMATPQGPATFRDPTPLDWLPFELKLGYVKQSSY, from the coding sequence ATGCTGCGAACAAGGCTATCTCTGGCGCCGATGTTGTCGAAGGCGACTCGACTACAACTAGGGAACATCAAGACTGAATATGGCACGGTGTCTACAGCTGCTGGCTCAGTCGAGAAATGGGGGTTTCTTTTCGGTGGCAACATGTACCCTATCATTAGCATAAGTTTTAGCATTTTTATGGTGTGTGCCACCGTTGTGGTAGTCGCCACGTACCAACAGTACCGCGATATGGCGATGGCGACCGAGCACATTTCGTACGAAGATGTCAAGGATCGCTGCCTTACCCCAATGCCCGGGTGGGCTCGTCTGCGCTCTTTCAGTATGGCAACTCCGCAAGGCCCTGCAACGTTCCGCGATCCGACTCCCTTAGACTGGCTTCCGTTCGAGCTCAAGCTGGGATACGTCAAGCAGTCCTCCTATTAA